The proteins below are encoded in one region of Sminthopsis crassicaudata isolate SCR6 chromosome 1, ASM4859323v1, whole genome shotgun sequence:
- the CAPSL gene encoding calcyphosin-like protein isoform X2 — protein sequence MSGTARHDREMAIQAKRRLTTATDPMERLRLQCLARGSAGIKGLGRVFRIMDDDNSRTIDFKEFMKGLNDYAVVLEKEEAQELFNRFDKNRNGKIDFNEFLLTLRPPMSRARKEVIMQAFRKLDKTGDGVITIEDLRGVYNVKHHPKYQNGEWTEEQVFRKFLDSFDSPYDKDGLAMQQQDKKISLSVLNFATAGYPEEFMNYYAGVSQEDFLEYYAGVSASIDSDAYFILIMRKTWRL from the exons ATGTCTGGGACTGCAAGGCATGACCGGGAGATGGCAATCCAGGCCAAGAGAAGGCTTACTACAGCCACGGACCCTATGGAAAGACTTCGGCTTCAGTGCTTAGCCAGGGGGTCAGCTGGTATCAAGGGTCTTGgcag AGTATTTCGAATCATGGATGATGATAACAGCCGAACGATTGACTTCAAAGAGTTCATGAAAGGGTTAAATGATTATGCTGTTGTGTTGGAAAAAGAAGAAGCACAAGAGCTCTTCAATCGATTTGATAAaaacagaaatgggaaaatagattttaatgaATTTCTTCTCACATTAAGG cCTCCAATGTCCAGAGCCAGGAAGGAAGTCATCATGCAAGCTTTTCGGAAGTTAGACAAGACAGGTGATGGTGTAATAACAATTGAGGATTTACGTGGAGTGTACAATGTAAAACACCATCCAAAGTACCAGAATGGAGAGTGGACAGAAGAGCAAGTTTTCAGAAAATTTCTGGATAGCTTTGATTCACCCTATGACAAAGATGGATTG GCAATGCAGCAACAAGATAAGaagatttctctttctgttttaaaCTTTGCCACTGCAGGTTACCCAGAGGAATTTATGAACTACTATGCAGGA GTTTCCCAAGAGGACTTTTTGGAATATTATGCTGGGGTTAGTGCTTCCATTGACAGTGACGCCTACTTCATTCTTATTATGCGAAAGACCTGGAGATTGTGA
- the CAPSL gene encoding calcyphosin-like protein isoform X7, whose product MSGTARHDREMAIQAKRRLTTATDPMERLRLQCLARGSAGIKGLGRVFRIMDDDNSRTIDFKEFMKGLNDYAVVLEKEEAQELFNRFDKNRNGKIDFNEFLLTLRPPMSRARKEVIMQAFRKLDKTGDGVITIEDLRGVYNVKHHPKYQNGEWTEEQVFRKFLDSFDSPYDKDGLVSQEDFLEYYAGVSASIDSDAYFILIMRKTWRL is encoded by the exons ATGTCTGGGACTGCAAGGCATGACCGGGAGATGGCAATCCAGGCCAAGAGAAGGCTTACTACAGCCACGGACCCTATGGAAAGACTTCGGCTTCAGTGCTTAGCCAGGGGGTCAGCTGGTATCAAGGGTCTTGgcag AGTATTTCGAATCATGGATGATGATAACAGCCGAACGATTGACTTCAAAGAGTTCATGAAAGGGTTAAATGATTATGCTGTTGTGTTGGAAAAAGAAGAAGCACAAGAGCTCTTCAATCGATTTGATAAaaacagaaatgggaaaatagattttaatgaATTTCTTCTCACATTAAGG cCTCCAATGTCCAGAGCCAGGAAGGAAGTCATCATGCAAGCTTTTCGGAAGTTAGACAAGACAGGTGATGGTGTAATAACAATTGAGGATTTACGTGGAGTGTACAATGTAAAACACCATCCAAAGTACCAGAATGGAGAGTGGACAGAAGAGCAAGTTTTCAGAAAATTTCTGGATAGCTTTGATTCACCCTATGACAAAGATGGATTG GTTTCCCAAGAGGACTTTTTGGAATATTATGCTGGGGTTAGTGCTTCCATTGACAGTGACGCCTACTTCATTCTTATTATGCGAAAGACCTGGAGATTGTGA
- the CAPSL gene encoding calcyphosin-like protein isoform X1 yields the protein MSGTARHDREMAIQAKRRLTTATDPMERLRLQCLARGSAGIKGLGRVFRIMDDDNSRTIDFKEFMKGLNDYAVVLEKEEAQELFNRFDKNRNGKIDFNEFLLTLRPPMSRARKEVIMQAFRKLDKTGDGVITIEDLRGVYNVKHHPKYQNGEWTEEQVFRKFLDSFDSPYDKDGLAMQQQDKKISLSVLNFATAGYPEEFMNYYAGLCLTLCDSIWGFLCRETGVVSGAHFPDMKTEAKQVGHTDSFPRGLFGILCWG from the exons ATGTCTGGGACTGCAAGGCATGACCGGGAGATGGCAATCCAGGCCAAGAGAAGGCTTACTACAGCCACGGACCCTATGGAAAGACTTCGGCTTCAGTGCTTAGCCAGGGGGTCAGCTGGTATCAAGGGTCTTGgcag AGTATTTCGAATCATGGATGATGATAACAGCCGAACGATTGACTTCAAAGAGTTCATGAAAGGGTTAAATGATTATGCTGTTGTGTTGGAAAAAGAAGAAGCACAAGAGCTCTTCAATCGATTTGATAAaaacagaaatgggaaaatagattttaatgaATTTCTTCTCACATTAAGG cCTCCAATGTCCAGAGCCAGGAAGGAAGTCATCATGCAAGCTTTTCGGAAGTTAGACAAGACAGGTGATGGTGTAATAACAATTGAGGATTTACGTGGAGTGTACAATGTAAAACACCATCCAAAGTACCAGAATGGAGAGTGGACAGAAGAGCAAGTTTTCAGAAAATTTCTGGATAGCTTTGATTCACCCTATGACAAAGATGGATTG GCAATGCAGCAACAAGATAAGaagatttctctttctgttttaaaCTTTGCCACTGCAGGTTACCCAGAGGAATTTATGAACTACTATGCAGGA ttgtgtctgactctctgtgactccatttggggttttctttgcagagagactggagtggtttctggagctcattttccagatatgaaaactgaggcaaagcaaGTTGGccacacagata GTTTCCCAAGAGGACTTTTTGGAATATTATGCTGGGGTTAG
- the CAPSL gene encoding calcyphosin-like protein isoform X3 — protein MSGTARHDREMAIQAKRRLTTATDPMERLRLQCLARGSAGIKGLGRVFRIMDDDNSRTIDFKEFMKGLNDYAVVLEKEEAQELFNRFDKNRNGKIDFNEFLLTLRPPMSRARKEVIMQAFRKLDKTGDGVITIEDLRGVYNVKHHPKYQNGEWTEEQVFRKFLDSFDSPYDKDGLAMQQQDKKISLSVLNFATAGYPEEFMNYYAGAHKSKSRGGHLTFCFPRGLFGILCWG, from the exons ATGTCTGGGACTGCAAGGCATGACCGGGAGATGGCAATCCAGGCCAAGAGAAGGCTTACTACAGCCACGGACCCTATGGAAAGACTTCGGCTTCAGTGCTTAGCCAGGGGGTCAGCTGGTATCAAGGGTCTTGgcag AGTATTTCGAATCATGGATGATGATAACAGCCGAACGATTGACTTCAAAGAGTTCATGAAAGGGTTAAATGATTATGCTGTTGTGTTGGAAAAAGAAGAAGCACAAGAGCTCTTCAATCGATTTGATAAaaacagaaatgggaaaatagattttaatgaATTTCTTCTCACATTAAGG cCTCCAATGTCCAGAGCCAGGAAGGAAGTCATCATGCAAGCTTTTCGGAAGTTAGACAAGACAGGTGATGGTGTAATAACAATTGAGGATTTACGTGGAGTGTACAATGTAAAACACCATCCAAAGTACCAGAATGGAGAGTGGACAGAAGAGCAAGTTTTCAGAAAATTTCTGGATAGCTTTGATTCACCCTATGACAAAGATGGATTG GCAATGCAGCAACAAGATAAGaagatttctctttctgttttaaaCTTTGCCACTGCAGGTTACCCAGAGGAATTTATGAACTACTATGCAGGA GCCCACAAGTCAAAATCCAGAGGAGGCCACCTCACCTTCt GTTTCCCAAGAGGACTTTTTGGAATATTATGCTGGGGTTAG
- the CAPSL gene encoding calcyphosin-like protein isoform X9, whose translation MSGTARHDREMAIQAKRRLTTATDPMERLRLQCLARGSAGIKGLGRVFRIMDDDNSRTIDFKEFMKGLNDYAVVLEKEEAQELFNRFDKNRNGKIDFNEFLLTLRPPMSRARKEVIMQAFRKLDKTGDGVITIEDLRGVYNVKHHPKYQNGEWTEEQVFRKFLDSFDSPYDKDGLRDWSGFWSSFSRYEN comes from the exons ATGTCTGGGACTGCAAGGCATGACCGGGAGATGGCAATCCAGGCCAAGAGAAGGCTTACTACAGCCACGGACCCTATGGAAAGACTTCGGCTTCAGTGCTTAGCCAGGGGGTCAGCTGGTATCAAGGGTCTTGgcag AGTATTTCGAATCATGGATGATGATAACAGCCGAACGATTGACTTCAAAGAGTTCATGAAAGGGTTAAATGATTATGCTGTTGTGTTGGAAAAAGAAGAAGCACAAGAGCTCTTCAATCGATTTGATAAaaacagaaatgggaaaatagattttaatgaATTTCTTCTCACATTAAGG cCTCCAATGTCCAGAGCCAGGAAGGAAGTCATCATGCAAGCTTTTCGGAAGTTAGACAAGACAGGTGATGGTGTAATAACAATTGAGGATTTACGTGGAGTGTACAATGTAAAACACCATCCAAAGTACCAGAATGGAGAGTGGACAGAAGAGCAAGTTTTCAGAAAATTTCTGGATAGCTTTGATTCACCCTATGACAAAGATGGATTG agagactggagtggtttctggagctcattttccagatatgaaaactga
- the CAPSL gene encoding calcyphosin-like protein isoform X4 yields the protein MSGTARHDREMAIQAKRRLTTATDPMERLRLQCLARGSAGIKGLGRVFRIMDDDNSRTIDFKEFMKGLNDYAVVLEKEEAQELFNRFDKNRNGKIDFNEFLLTLRPPMSRARKEVIMQAFRKLDKTGDGVITIEDLRGVYNVKHHPKYQNGEWTEEQVFRKFLDSFDSPYDKDGLLCLTLCDSIWGFLCRETGVVSGAHFPDMKTEAKQVGHTDSFPRGLFGILCWG from the exons ATGTCTGGGACTGCAAGGCATGACCGGGAGATGGCAATCCAGGCCAAGAGAAGGCTTACTACAGCCACGGACCCTATGGAAAGACTTCGGCTTCAGTGCTTAGCCAGGGGGTCAGCTGGTATCAAGGGTCTTGgcag AGTATTTCGAATCATGGATGATGATAACAGCCGAACGATTGACTTCAAAGAGTTCATGAAAGGGTTAAATGATTATGCTGTTGTGTTGGAAAAAGAAGAAGCACAAGAGCTCTTCAATCGATTTGATAAaaacagaaatgggaaaatagattttaatgaATTTCTTCTCACATTAAGG cCTCCAATGTCCAGAGCCAGGAAGGAAGTCATCATGCAAGCTTTTCGGAAGTTAGACAAGACAGGTGATGGTGTAATAACAATTGAGGATTTACGTGGAGTGTACAATGTAAAACACCATCCAAAGTACCAGAATGGAGAGTGGACAGAAGAGCAAGTTTTCAGAAAATTTCTGGATAGCTTTGATTCACCCTATGACAAAGATGGATTG ttgtgtctgactctctgtgactccatttggggttttctttgcagagagactggagtggtttctggagctcattttccagatatgaaaactgaggcaaagcaaGTTGGccacacagata GTTTCCCAAGAGGACTTTTTGGAATATTATGCTGGGGTTAG
- the CAPSL gene encoding calcyphosin-like protein isoform X6 translates to MSGTARHDREMAIQAKRRLTTATDPMERLRLQCLARGSAGIKGLGRVFRIMDDDNSRTIDFKEFMKGLNDYAVVLEKEEAQELFNRFDKNRNGKIDFNEFLLTLRPPMSRARKEVIMQAFRKLDKTGDGVITIEDLRGVYNVKHHPKYQNGEWTEEQVFRKFLDSFDSPYDKDGLAMQQQDKKISLSVLNFATAGYPEEFMNYYAGAHKSKSRGGHLTF, encoded by the exons ATGTCTGGGACTGCAAGGCATGACCGGGAGATGGCAATCCAGGCCAAGAGAAGGCTTACTACAGCCACGGACCCTATGGAAAGACTTCGGCTTCAGTGCTTAGCCAGGGGGTCAGCTGGTATCAAGGGTCTTGgcag AGTATTTCGAATCATGGATGATGATAACAGCCGAACGATTGACTTCAAAGAGTTCATGAAAGGGTTAAATGATTATGCTGTTGTGTTGGAAAAAGAAGAAGCACAAGAGCTCTTCAATCGATTTGATAAaaacagaaatgggaaaatagattttaatgaATTTCTTCTCACATTAAGG cCTCCAATGTCCAGAGCCAGGAAGGAAGTCATCATGCAAGCTTTTCGGAAGTTAGACAAGACAGGTGATGGTGTAATAACAATTGAGGATTTACGTGGAGTGTACAATGTAAAACACCATCCAAAGTACCAGAATGGAGAGTGGACAGAAGAGCAAGTTTTCAGAAAATTTCTGGATAGCTTTGATTCACCCTATGACAAAGATGGATTG GCAATGCAGCAACAAGATAAGaagatttctctttctgttttaaaCTTTGCCACTGCAGGTTACCCAGAGGAATTTATGAACTACTATGCAGGA GCCCACAAGTCAAAATCCAGAGGAGGCCACCTCACCTTCt ag
- the CAPSL gene encoding calcyphosin-like protein isoform X8 — MSGTARHDREMAIQAKRRLTTATDPMERLRLQCLARGSAGIKGLGRVFRIMDDDNSRTIDFKEFMKGLNDYAVVLEKEEAQELFNRFDKNRNGKIDFNEFLLTLRPPMSRARKEVIMQAFRKLDKTGDGVITIEDLRGVYNVKHHPKYQNGEWTEEQVFRKFLDSFDSPYDKDGLAHKSKSRGGHLTFCFPRGLFGILCWG, encoded by the exons ATGTCTGGGACTGCAAGGCATGACCGGGAGATGGCAATCCAGGCCAAGAGAAGGCTTACTACAGCCACGGACCCTATGGAAAGACTTCGGCTTCAGTGCTTAGCCAGGGGGTCAGCTGGTATCAAGGGTCTTGgcag AGTATTTCGAATCATGGATGATGATAACAGCCGAACGATTGACTTCAAAGAGTTCATGAAAGGGTTAAATGATTATGCTGTTGTGTTGGAAAAAGAAGAAGCACAAGAGCTCTTCAATCGATTTGATAAaaacagaaatgggaaaatagattttaatgaATTTCTTCTCACATTAAGG cCTCCAATGTCCAGAGCCAGGAAGGAAGTCATCATGCAAGCTTTTCGGAAGTTAGACAAGACAGGTGATGGTGTAATAACAATTGAGGATTTACGTGGAGTGTACAATGTAAAACACCATCCAAAGTACCAGAATGGAGAGTGGACAGAAGAGCAAGTTTTCAGAAAATTTCTGGATAGCTTTGATTCACCCTATGACAAAGATGGATTG GCCCACAAGTCAAAATCCAGAGGAGGCCACCTCACCTTCt GTTTCCCAAGAGGACTTTTTGGAATATTATGCTGGGGTTAG
- the CAPSL gene encoding calcyphosin-like protein isoform X10 produces the protein MSGTARHDREMAIQAKRRLTTATDPMERLRLQCLARGSAGIKGLGRVFRIMDDDNSRTIDFKEFMKGLNDYAVVLEKEEAQELFNRFDKNRNGKIDFNEFLLTLRPPMSRARKEVIMQAFRKLDKTGDGVITIEDLRGVYNVKHHPKYQNGEWTEEQVFRKFLDSFDSPYDKDGLAHKSKSRGGHLTF, from the exons ATGTCTGGGACTGCAAGGCATGACCGGGAGATGGCAATCCAGGCCAAGAGAAGGCTTACTACAGCCACGGACCCTATGGAAAGACTTCGGCTTCAGTGCTTAGCCAGGGGGTCAGCTGGTATCAAGGGTCTTGgcag AGTATTTCGAATCATGGATGATGATAACAGCCGAACGATTGACTTCAAAGAGTTCATGAAAGGGTTAAATGATTATGCTGTTGTGTTGGAAAAAGAAGAAGCACAAGAGCTCTTCAATCGATTTGATAAaaacagaaatgggaaaatagattttaatgaATTTCTTCTCACATTAAGG cCTCCAATGTCCAGAGCCAGGAAGGAAGTCATCATGCAAGCTTTTCGGAAGTTAGACAAGACAGGTGATGGTGTAATAACAATTGAGGATTTACGTGGAGTGTACAATGTAAAACACCATCCAAAGTACCAGAATGGAGAGTGGACAGAAGAGCAAGTTTTCAGAAAATTTCTGGATAGCTTTGATTCACCCTATGACAAAGATGGATTG GCCCACAAGTCAAAATCCAGAGGAGGCCACCTCACCTTCt ag
- the CAPSL gene encoding calcyphosin-like protein isoform X5, with protein sequence MSGTARHDREMAIQAKRRLTTATDPMERLRLQCLARGSAGIKGLGRVFRIMDDDNSRTIDFKEFMKGLNDYAVVLEKEEAQELFNRFDKNRNGKIDFNEFLLTLRPPMSRARKEVIMQAFRKLDKTGDGVITIEDLRGVYNVKHHPKYQNGEWTEEQVFRKFLDSFDSPYDKDGLAMQQQDKKISLSVLNFATAGYPEEFMNYYAGVSVLIDTDIYFIIIMTIAWKL encoded by the exons ATGTCTGGGACTGCAAGGCATGACCGGGAGATGGCAATCCAGGCCAAGAGAAGGCTTACTACAGCCACGGACCCTATGGAAAGACTTCGGCTTCAGTGCTTAGCCAGGGGGTCAGCTGGTATCAAGGGTCTTGgcag AGTATTTCGAATCATGGATGATGATAACAGCCGAACGATTGACTTCAAAGAGTTCATGAAAGGGTTAAATGATTATGCTGTTGTGTTGGAAAAAGAAGAAGCACAAGAGCTCTTCAATCGATTTGATAAaaacagaaatgggaaaatagattttaatgaATTTCTTCTCACATTAAGG cCTCCAATGTCCAGAGCCAGGAAGGAAGTCATCATGCAAGCTTTTCGGAAGTTAGACAAGACAGGTGATGGTGTAATAACAATTGAGGATTTACGTGGAGTGTACAATGTAAAACACCATCCAAAGTACCAGAATGGAGAGTGGACAGAAGAGCAAGTTTTCAGAAAATTTCTGGATAGCTTTGATTCACCCTATGACAAAGATGGATTG GCAATGCAGCAACAAGATAAGaagatttctctttctgttttaaaCTTTGCCACTGCAGGTTACCCAGAGGAATTTATGAACTACTATGCAGGAGTGAGTGTATTGATAGATACTGATAtctatttcatcatcatcatgacaATTGCATGGAAACTCTAA